Below is a genomic region from Acidimicrobiia bacterium.
GGCCAGAGCGTTTCTGGGGGCGGGGTCATGAGACGGTCTGTGGTTTCACTGACAGCCGTGTTGCTCGTTCTCTTGGCGTCGGCGCCCGGTCACGCTCTCCAGGCGCCGTCTCTTGAAATCGAGTTCGAGGGAGGCGGCTGGGGTCATGGGGTCGGTCTCTCTCAGTTCGGCGCTTATGGCATGGCGCTCAACGGAGCGTCGACCTCGGAGATTGTCGCTCACTACTACTCGGGCACGCAGATTGAGCGAATTGATGAGATGGCCCTTGATCCGGATCCGCTGACGATCGGCGAAGGCGCCTTGTGGGTGAGCCTCCTTCGCAATCGGTACTCAGTCACGTTCCAGGCGATCAAGGACACAGGTCCACTCGATCTGTGCCAGGCCGGGGACGGAACCGGTGTCTGTCCGAGGGCTGTTCACCCTCAGCCGGAAGAAGTGTGGACATTCGAGGGCGATGGGGGGACCTGTCAGTTCTATCGAGAGGGTGTGGCGGTCGGCCCGCCAGGATCCTGCCGCGCCTCGATCGTCATGCAGCCGGGGAGCCGGGTAAACCTCCAGGGCACCGATTATGGGCGGGGGGAAATCAAGATCCGCAGCGGTGAAGTGCGAGATGGCTTCCATGTCTCAATGGCTATTAGTGTCGAAGAGTATCTGTACGGTCTCGGCGAGATGTACTCATCGTGGAGCGAGGCGGCGTTGCAGGCGCAGGCAATTGCGGGTCGGACCTACGCCACCAATCGTTTTCTCGGATTCGAGATCCTGCCTCGAATCGGCTCGGATCCCGGTTTCACCGATGACCGCAAGGAATCCTGCTGGTGCCACATCTACGGCTCGACACTCGATCAGGCCTATGTGGGATGGAGTAAGGAGTCGGAGGAGAGCGGAGGCGTGCAATGGGGTGCAATCTGGAAAGCGGCCGTCGACGACACCGCCAATCAGGTCATCACCTATACACAGCCAGGCTGGGAGTCGTTTACCAAGCAAACCGTCATCCAGTCCTTCTACTTCTCGTCGAGTGCCGGCTACACCGATAGCAACATCGACGGGTTCAATTCGAAGATCCCGTACCCGTATCTGGTTCCCGT
It encodes:
- a CDS encoding S-layer homology domain-containing protein — encoded protein: MRRSVVSLTAVLLVLLASAPGHALQAPSLEIEFEGGGWGHGVGLSQFGAYGMALNGASTSEIVAHYYSGTQIERIDEMALDPDPLTIGEGALWVSLLRNRYSVTFQAIKDTGPLDLCQAGDGTGVCPRAVHPQPEEVWTFEGDGGTCQFYREGVAVGPPGSCRASIVMQPGSRVNLQGTDYGRGEIKIRSGEVRDGFHVSMAISVEEYLYGLGEMYSSWSEAALQAQAIAGRTYATNRFLGFEILPRIGSDPGFTDDRKESCWCHIYGSTLDQAYVGWSKESEESGGVQWGAIWKAAVDDTANQVITYTQPGWESFTKQTVIQSFYFSSSAGYTDSNIDGFNSKIPYPYLVPVPDPGSQDPTTANPYSEWTAITDQASLATRLGWDALHSVVLVNGPPGTTVRFYGTDDGLSVVADKSAWWLRKLPGFRSGQITAINGIPPFTDIVGSPHTQNIITIWLNEVTKGCTVTQYCPNAPVTRGQMASFLARALDLPPASTDFFPDDNGSTHEDNINRVREAGIAQGFEDGTYRPADPVRRDHMATFLARASALEPVPGPLFTDVSGFHEGNINAIAAAGITLGCSLDGPRYCPADLVTRAQMASFLARAFFSG